A window of the Brassica oleracea var. oleracea cultivar TO1000 chromosome C1, BOL, whole genome shotgun sequence genome harbors these coding sequences:
- the LOC106333341 gene encoding ubiquitin thioesterase otubain-like, translating into MTPGETISVSSASIKGAMAFEVSELEAMEIASSEASCSLTFYEELVNRNRDQSVSDYIVMFFWFVTAGEVRTRAEFFKPFITGLSNSTVDQVCAHFIKYSIESFESPMMLFFIVVLQDID; encoded by the exons ATGACTCCTGGAGAAACCATTTCTGTGAGTTCCGCCAGTATCAAAGGTGCCATGGCCTTTGAAGTTTCAG AACTAGAGGCGATGGAAATTGCTTCTTCCGAAGCTTCATGTTCTCTTACCTT CTACGAAGAGCTGGTTAACAGAAATAGAGATCAGTCTGTCTCTGACTACA TTGTAATGTTCTTCTGGTTTGTTACTGCTGGTGAAGTACGAACTCGTGCAGAGTTCTTCAAACCTTTTATAACAGGATTATCAAACTCAACGGTTGATCAGGTTTGTGCACACTTTATAAAATATTCTATAGAAAGCTTTGAATCCCCCATGATGCTTTTTTTTATCGTAGTTCTGCAAGACATCGATTAG
- the LOC106326816 gene encoding disease resistance protein RPP5-like isoform X5, with the protein MSILLRLENRPEISGRGLRKPVRAKLMMINNGMFCRSAFGENYPPYGFSELAVEVANLSGYLPLGLNVLGSSLKGMTKEEWVDMLPRLRNSLDGKIEKTLRVSYDGLDSKDQELFLYIACLFSGHEVNHIKYLLGDSVRIGLRVLADKSLIHITPSDKIEMHSLLQKLGTEIDRAESINNPGKRRFLREAEDICDVLTDNIGTESVLAMYLNMSEISEPLFIDENAFRGMRNLKFLNFYKNGWLRGTGKGKLYLPRGIVHFPRKLRLLHWDEYPSKCMPFCFKAEGLVELRMMNSQLEKLWEGTQLLGSLKKMNMSCSADLKEIPDLSKAINLEELNLEECTSLVTLPSSIRNLNKLWVLNMWGCSGLKILPADVNLKYLTILNLGRCSQLSTFPRITRKISELYLNETALKGDEDSSWIENICQLRILNWDGAPLSCMPPHFDPEYLHSFEMRGGRLQKLWERIKSLQSLWMMDLSGCESLVEIPDLSMATQLEFLKLKNCKSLVMLPSSFRNLNRLVSLNMDGCTMLEVLPTDVNLRNLQELDLSGCSKLRNFPQISTNIEYLYLDDTGIEEIPSWIEKMSHLRKLRMSRCKKLKNVSLNIFKLKYLEADFSDCGGITTMCDQLPGPHKASVAARIGIKSYLLGLTPLGFYNCFNLDRDAQELIIQSHSNGAVIPGGEVPMYFTHRACGRSLSILLSESSLSQEYMIVKTCIVVGPSSHPNGDFGVRWCFRGEKGVIRFGIKVASYEMDHLVLIGFDLRIKEVDNPASELNNNNVLLLEFYNANYDEYFGECSCSSFSHTENCTLVRIKGCGARIIHISEIDYQDSDEKSAEENDEESDEESNRSKKKMRMTVPTSQEHSNSLYIQTVVNSRLLAQNLELSLGLAGAYGEVSSGSKVSSPSRNFHDDGAASFDPCLRRESLHFEPMIIEQQDRGLSNEDPSFSPQLIDFFT; encoded by the exons ATGTTCTGTCGATCTGCGTTTGGGGAAAACTATCCGCCTTACGGTTTTTCTGAACTTGCAGTTGAAGTTGCCAATCTTTCAGGTTATCTTCCTTTAGGTCTAAATGTCTTGGGTTCGTCTTTGAAAGGGATGACGAAGGAGGAGTGGGTGGATATGTTACCTAGACTCCGAAATAGTTTGGACGGGAAAATCGAGAAAACACTAAGAGTTAGCTATGATGGGTTAGATAGCAAAGATCAAGAGTTGTTTCTTTATATTGCATGCTTATTCAGTGGTCACGAAGTCAATCACATAAAATACTTGCTTGGAGACAGTGTCAGAATTGGGCTTAGAGTACTGGCTGACAAGTCCCTCATACATATAACACCATCAGACAAGATTGAAATGCATAGTTTGTTACAGAAGTTAGGTACAGAAATTGATCGTGCAGAGTCCATCAACAACCCTGGAAAACGTCGGTTCTTGAGGGAAGCTGAGGATATATGTGATGTACTTACCGATAATATT GGTACAGAGAGTGTTCTAGCCATGTATTTGAACATGTCAGAAATCAGCGAGCCTTTGTTTATAGATGAAAATGCATTTCGAGGAATGCGTAATCTCAAATTTCTAAATTTTTACAAAAACGGGTGGTTAAGAGGGACTGGTAAAGGTAAACTGTATTTACCTCGAGGCATTGTTCATTTTCCTCGTAAACTCAGATTGCTACATTGGGATGAATATCCATCCAAGTGTATGCCTTTTTGTTTTAAGGCGGAGGGCCTCGTTGAACTCAGAATGATGAATAGTCAGCTTGAGAAGCTGTGGGAAGGAACTCAG CTTCTTGGAAGCCTCAAGAAGATGAATATGAGTTGTTCTGCAGATTTGAAAGAGATTCCAGATCTTTCAAAAGCCATAAATCTCGAGGAATTAAATCTTGAGGAATGCACATCTTTGGTGACACTTCCTTCCTCAATTCGGAATCTCAATAAACTGTGGGTGTTAAACATGTGGGGATGCTCAGGGCTTAAGATTCTGCCAGCTGATGTCAACTTGAAATATCTTACAATCCTCAATCTCGGAAGATGCTCACAGTTGAGTACGTTTCCTCGGATAACAAGGAAAATTTCAGAGCTTTACCTAAATGAAACTGCACTAAAAGGAGATGAAGATAGTTCATGGATTGAGAACATCTGTCAACTTAGGATACTCAACTGGGATGGTGCTCCATTGAGTTGTATGCCTCCTCACTTCGACCCAGAATATCTCCATAGCTTTGAAATGAGAGGCGGCAGACTTCAGAAGTTATGGGAAAGAATCAAG TCGCTTCAAAGTCTCTGGATGATGGATTTGTCAGGATGTGAAAGCCTGGTTGAAATTCCAGATCTTTCAATGGCCACCCAACTTGAGTTTTTGAAACTCAAAAATTGCAAAAGTTTGGTGATGCTTCCTTCTTCATTTAGGAATCTCAACAGACTGGTGAGCTTGAACATGGACGGATGTACAATGCTTGAGGTCCTACCAACCGACGTCAACTTGAGAAATCTTCAAGAGCTCGATCTCAGTGGATGCTCAAAGTTGAGAAATTTTCCGCAGATTTCAACCAACATTGAATATCTCTATCTAGATGACACCGGGATTGAAGAAATTCCTTCCTGGATTGAGAAGATGTCACATCTCAGAAAACTAAGGATGTCTCGATGCAAGAAGTTAAAAAACGTCTCCCTAAATATTTTTAAACTGAAATATCTCGAGGCAGATTTTTCAGACTGTGGAGGAATCACAACAATGTGTGATCAGTTACCAGGGCCCCACAAGGCTTCCGTTGCTGCTAGAATCGGCATTAAATCTTATCTTCTAGGTCTGACTCCTCTCGGGTTCTATAATTGCTTCAATCTGGATAGAGATGCACAGGAACTCATAATACAGTCACACTCAAACGGTGCCGTTATACCAGGCGGAGAAGTGCCTATGTATTTCACACATCGAGCTTGTGGTCGGTCCCTAAGTATCCTTTTGTCTGAGAGCTCTCTTTCTCAAGAATATATGATAGTTAAAACTTGCATCGTGGTTGGACCTTCAAGTCACCCCAACGGAGACTTTGGAGTTCGTTGGTGCTTTCGAGGCGAAAAAGGTGTGATTCGTTTTGGAATTAAAGTGGCGTCGTACGAGATGGATCATCTGGTTTTGATTGGCTTTGATTTACGAATAAAAGAAGTGGATAACCCGGCATCTGAATTGAACAACAACAACGTTCTACTGCTTGAGTTTTACAACGCCAATTATGATGAATATTTTGGGGAGTGTTCCTGCAGCAGCTTTAGCCACACAGAAAATTGTACCCTGGTAAGGATAAAAGGATGCGGTGCACGAATCATTCATATCTCAGAAATAGACTACCAAGACAGTGACGAAAAAAGTGCTGAAGAGAATGATGAAGAAAGTGATGAAGAGAGTAATAGAAGCAAGAAGAAGATGCGG ATGACAGTTCCAACATCTCAAGAACATTCCAACTCTCTTTATATCCAAACTGTTGTGAATTCCAGACTACTGGCTCAGAATTTGGAGCTTTCCTTGGGGCTGGCTGGAGCATATGGTGAGGTATCTTCTGGAAGCAAAGTGTCCTCGCCTTCAAGGAACTTCCATGATGATGGAGCAGCTTCTTTTGACCCGTGTCTTCGCAGAGAATCTTTGCATTTTGAACCGATGATAATCGAGCAACAAGACAGAGGTCTATCCAACGAGGATCCTTCATTTTCTCCACAGCTTATAGACTTTTTTACTTAG
- the LOC106317615 gene encoding serine/threonine protein phosphatase 2A 59 kDa regulatory subunit B' gamma isoform — MMKQIFGKLPKKTSKSSNPNVEGHHVPPSSKPSNSNAPNGTIAPSSNRATNGVFEALPSFRDVPTSEKPNLFIKKLTLCCVVFDFTDPSKNLREKEIKRQTLLELVDYISTVSTKFTDAAMQEIAKLAVVNLFREFPSANQESKILETLDGDDEEPALEPAWPHLQVVYELLLRFVASSMTDAKLAKRYIDHSFVLKLLDLFDSEDQREREYLKTILHRIYGKFMVHRPFIRKAINNIFYRFMFETEKHNGIAELLEILGSIINGFALPLKEEHKLFLVRALIPLHRPKCAAAYHQQLCYCIVQFVEKDFKLADTVIRGLLKYWPVTNSSKEVMFLGELEEVLEATQAAEFQRCMVPLFRRIARCINSSHFQVAERALFLWNNDHIRNLITQNYKVIMPIVFPAMERNTRGHWHQAVQSLTLNVRKVLAETDQALFDECLAKFQEDEVNTTEVVVKREATWKLLEDLAASKTVSNEAVLLSRFSSSVTLATGKTSAS, encoded by the exons ATGATGAAGCAGATATTTGGGAAATTACCCAAAAAAACTTCCAAATCATCCAATCCAAACGTAGAAGGGCATCACGTCCCTCCCAGCTCAAAACCTTCAAACTCAAATGCACCCAATGGGACCATTGCTCCTTCCTCAAACAGAGCCACCAATGGGGTTTTTGAAGCCCTGCCTAGCTTCAGAGACGTTCCCACCTCAGAGAAACCAAACCTCTTCATCAAGAAACTGACTCTATGCTGCGTCGTGTTCGACTTCACCGACCCTTCCAAGAATCTCAGAGAGAAAGAGATAAAGAGGCAGACTTTGCTCGAGCTCGTTGACTACATCTCCACCGTCTCCACTAAGTTCACCGACGCTGCGATGCAAGAGATTGCCAAACTGGCTGTGGTTAATCTCTTCAGGGAGTTCCCTTCCGCGAATCAAGAAAGCAAGATCCTGGAAACGCTCGATGGTGATGATGAGGAGCCTGCTTTAGAGCCCGCTTGGCCTCACCTTCAAGTTGTCTACGAGCTTCTCCTTAGATTCGTGGCCTCGTCCATGACTGATGCCAAGCTTGCAAAGAGATATATCGACCATTCTTTCGTCTTGAAGCTCTTGGATTTGTTTGACTCTGAAGACCAGAGAGAGAGGGAGTATCTGAAGACCATTCTCCATCGAATCTACGGGAAGTTCATGGTCCATCGACCTTTTATAAGAAAAGCTATCAACAATATCTTCTACAGGTTCATGTTCGAAACCGAAAAGCATAACGGTATTGCGGAGCTGCTTGAGATTCTTGGAAGTATAATCAACGGTTTCGCTTTGCCGTTGAAAGAAGAGCACAAGCTCTTCCTTGTCCGGGCTTTGATACCACTGCACAGACCTAAATGCGCTGCGGCTTATCACCAGCAGCTTTGTTACTGCATTGTTCAGTTTGTAGAGAAAGACTTCAAGCTTGCTGACACGGTCATTAGAGGGCTTCTGAAGTATTGGCCTGTGACTAACAGTTCAAAGGAAGTTATGTTCCTTGGTGAGTTGGAAGAAGTCTTGGAAGCAACGCAAGCCGCTGAGTTTCAGCGGTGTATGGTTCCTTTGTTCCGTCGAATCGCAAGATGCATCAACAGTTCGCATTTTCAG GTGGCTGAAAGAGCTCTGTTTCTGTGGAACAACGACCACATAAGAAACCTGATTACTCAAAACTATAAAGTGATAATGCCGATTGTGTTCCCGGCTATGGAGAGGAACACGCGGGGCCATTGGCACCAAGCGGTTCAGAGTCTGACTTTGAATGTCAGAAAGGTACTGGCAGAGACAGACCAGGCTCTGTTTGATGAATGCTTAGCCAAGTTCCAAGAAGACGAGGTGAATACAACCGAGGTTGTAGTTAAACGAGAAGCAACATGGAAGCTTTTGGAAGACTTGGCGGCTTCCAAAACCGTGAGCAACGAGGCAGTGCTGCTCTCAAGGTTTTCATCTTCGGTTACACTTGCCACTGGGAAAACTTCTGCTAGTTGA